The proteins below come from a single Besnoitia besnoiti strain Bb-Ger1 chromosome Unknown contig00229, whole genome shotgun sequence genomic window:
- a CDS encoding uncharacterized protein (encoded by transcript BESB_042620): MITVILKSNTFSCLKQSSGVVVYCNHKELGCLYLITGVIFSILGTIMSLFIRFELYSSGSRIICTETIATYNVIITIHGLAMIFMFLMPALYGGYGNFFVPIYIGGSEVVFPRTNAISYFLVPLGSVLLTQSICSEFGSGLGWTMYPPLSTSLMVLNPEATDWIIGGLAVLGISSILSSINFLGTCVFMGSNAGAKNYILYIWAIIFTALMLVFTLPILTGGLVMILLDLHVNTEFYDSMYSGDSVLYQHLFWFFGHPEVYILILPAFGVVSQTLSMYAARSVFGGQSMILAMGCISILGSLVWAHHMMTVGLEVDTRAYFSAMTIMIAIPTGTKIFNWLGTYMASHTTTRTVDLWAALSFILLFTLGGTTGVVMGNAGMDIALHDTYYIVAHFHFVLSLGAVLATICGFIFYSRDMFGDTVNLFHVNTGASPYLSIWFVVFLGSILLIFIPMHILGFNVMPRRIPDYPDYLCYINTWCSIGSISTIVIILTMLC, encoded by the coding sequence atgattaccgtgatattgaaatccaacacttttagctgtcttaagcagtccagtggggtggtggtgtactgcaatcataaagaacttggttgtctgtatctcataaccggagtcatcttcagtattctaggaactataatgtctttgtttattcgatttgagttatacagttctggatcgcggatcatttgtacagagacgatagctacttataatgtgataataacgatacatggcctagctatgatctttatgttcttaatgcctgctttgtacggaggatatggtaacttctttgtaccaatatatattggtggttcggaagtcgttttcccaagaactaacgcgatctcctattttctagtaccattaggttctgtgttgttaactcaaagtatttgttccgagtttggtagtggtcttggttggacaatgtatcctccactaagtactagcttgatggtgttaaatccagaggcaactgattggattatcggaggtcttgcagtactaggaattagtagtattttaagttctattaacttccttggtacttgcgtcttcatgggttctaatgctggtgctaagaactatattctatatatctgggctatcatatttactgcccttatgttagtcttcactctacctattcttactggtggattagttatgatccttcttgatctacacgtaaacactgaattttatgattctatgtattctggtgatagtgtactttatcaacatctattctggttcttcggacatccagaggtatacattctaattttacctgcttttggtgtagtctcgcagacattatctatgtatgctgctagatctgtcttcggtggacaatctatgatcttagctatgggttgtatttctattctaggttccttagtatgggcacatcatatgatgacagtcggtctagaggtagataccagagcttatttctctgctatgactattatgattgcaattcctaccggtactaagattttcaactggttaggtacctatatggctagccatacaactacaagaactgtagatctatgggctgctcttagttttatcctattgtttactctaggtggtactacaggtgtagttatgggtaacgctggtatggatattgccctacatgatacatactatattgtagctcatttccatttcgtattatctcttggtgcagtactagctactatatgtggctttatcttctatagcagagatatgttcggagatactgtaaatctattccatgtaaataccggtgcttctccatatttaagcatctggtttgtagtcttcttaggtagtatcttattaattttcatccctatgcatatacttggtttcaacgttatgccaagaaggataccagattaccctgattatctttgttatattaatacatggtgttcaattggttctatatccacaatagttatcatc